A portion of the Citrobacter rodentium NBRC 105723 = DSM 16636 genome contains these proteins:
- a CDS encoding DUF554 domain-containing protein, translating into MVIGPFINASAVLFGGVIGALLSQRLPERIRVSMTSIFGLASLGIGILLVVKCANLPVMVLATLVGALIGEFCYLEKGINNAVAKAQKLFMRPGKKQPHESFIQNYVAIIVLFCASGTGIFGAMREGMTGDPSILIAKSFLDFFTAMIFACSLGIAVSAISAPMLLIQLSLATCVALILPLTTPAMMADFSAVGGLLLVATGLRICGIKMFAVVNMLPALLLAMPLSAAWTAFFA; encoded by the coding sequence GTGGTAATCGGTCCTTTTATTAACGCCAGCGCAGTACTGTTCGGCGGCGTTATCGGCGCCCTTCTCAGCCAACGTTTACCGGAACGGATTCGTGTCTCAATGACCTCTATTTTCGGTCTGGCGTCGCTGGGTATTGGTATTTTACTGGTAGTCAAATGCGCCAATTTACCGGTAATGGTCCTGGCAACGCTGGTCGGCGCGCTGATTGGCGAGTTTTGCTATCTGGAAAAAGGCATCAATAACGCGGTTGCGAAGGCGCAGAAGCTGTTTATGAGGCCGGGCAAAAAGCAGCCCCATGAGTCGTTTATTCAGAACTACGTCGCGATTATTGTGCTGTTTTGCGCAAGCGGAACCGGCATCTTCGGCGCGATGCGCGAAGGGATGACCGGCGACCCGAGTATTCTGATCGCAAAATCGTTTCTCGACTTTTTTACCGCGATGATCTTCGCCTGTTCGCTTGGCATTGCGGTTTCCGCTATTTCGGCGCCAATGCTGCTCATCCAGCTCTCGCTGGCGACCTGCGTGGCTTTAATTTTACCGCTCACCACGCCTGCGATGATGGCCGATTTCAGCGCCGTAGGGGGATTGCTGCTGGTCGCCACCGGCCTGCGCATCTGCGGCATAAAAATGTTCGCGGTGGTAAATATGCTCCCCGCCCTGCTGCTGGCGATGCCACTCTCCGCCGCCTGGACGGCGTTTTTCGCCTGA
- a CDS encoding tyrosine-type recombinase/integrase gives MALTDAKIRAAKPTDKAYKLTDGAGMFLLVHPNGSRYWRLRYRILGKEKTLALGVYPEVSLSEARTKRDEARKLISEGIDPCEQKRAKKVVPDLQLSFEHIARRWHASNKQWAQSHSDKVLKSLETHVFPFIGNRDITTLSTPDLLIPVRAAEAKQIYEIASRLQQRISAVMRYAVQSGIIRYNPALDMAGALTTIKRQHRPALDLSRLPELLSRIDGYKGQPVTRLAVMLNLLVFIRSSELRYARWSEIDIDNAMWTIPAEREPLPGVKFSHRGSKMRTPHLVPLSKQAVAILAELQTWAGENGLIFTGAHDPRKPISENTVNKALRVMGYDTTQDVCGHGFRAMACSALIESGLWSRDAVERQMSHQERNGVRAAYIHKAEHLEERRLMLQWWADFLNANREKCISPFDYAKINNPLK, from the coding sequence ATGGCACTGACTGACGCAAAAATCCGGGCTGCAAAGCCCACTGACAAGGCTTATAAACTCACTGACGGGGCTGGCATGTTCCTGCTGGTTCATCCTAATGGTTCCCGTTACTGGCGTCTCCGTTATCGTATTCTGGGTAAGGAGAAGACTCTGGCACTTGGTGTGTATCCAGAAGTTTCTCTCTCCGAAGCTCGTACAAAACGGGATGAGGCCCGAAAACTGATTTCGGAGGGGATTGACCCTTGCGAACAGAAAAGAGCTAAAAAAGTAGTCCCTGATTTACAACTCTCTTTTGAACATATTGCACGACGCTGGCATGCCAGTAATAAACAATGGGCACAATCACACAGCGATAAAGTACTCAAAAGCCTCGAGACACACGTTTTCCCCTTTATCGGCAACCGGGATATCACAACACTCAGTACCCCGGACCTGCTTATCCCTGTTCGTGCTGCAGAAGCTAAACAAATTTATGAAATCGCCAGTCGTCTGCAGCAAAGAATATCTGCTGTAATGCGTTATGCCGTACAGTCTGGCATCATCAGATATAACCCGGCTCTGGATATGGCTGGTGCATTGACCACGATAAAACGCCAGCATCGCCCTGCACTGGATCTTTCACGCCTGCCTGAACTTCTGTCGCGTATTGACGGTTATAAAGGCCAGCCTGTCACCCGACTGGCAGTTATGCTGAATTTACTGGTTTTTATTCGTTCCAGTGAACTCAGATACGCCCGCTGGTCTGAAATTGATATTGACAATGCCATGTGGACTATTCCAGCCGAACGCGAACCTCTGCCTGGCGTAAAATTCTCACACCGGGGCTCCAAGATGCGAACACCACATCTTGTGCCACTCAGCAAACAGGCTGTAGCCATACTGGCAGAACTACAGACATGGGCTGGTGAAAATGGTCTGATCTTTACGGGAGCACATGACCCGCGTAAACCAATCAGTGAAAATACTGTAAATAAAGCCCTGAGGGTGATGGGGTATGACACAACCCAGGATGTCTGTGGCCATGGATTCCGTGCGATGGCATGTAGTGCGCTGATCGAATCAGGTTTGTGGTCCCGCGATGCTGTTGAACGTCAGATGAGCCATCAGGAACGTAACGGTGTACGCGCTGCTTACATCCATAAAGCCGAACATCTGGAAGAACGCCGGCTGATGCTACAGTGGTGGGCAGATTTTCTGAATGCGAACAGAGAGAAATGTATCAGTCCGTTTGATTATGCAAAGATCAACAATCCATTAAAATAG
- a CDS encoding nucleotide-binding domain-containing protein translates to MSHRELFSEFLENLNLDLKQAKKISYHYRKITKSLNLAFRGTSSRVANRLKVGSVGRHTAIKGISDLDMLYIMPPNQYEYYNRKDNGQSALLTDVRNILAEEYPDQTVKKDRLVVQIIFKNFYVEVQPVFRQDDDSFKFPESYNGGAWRITKPLHEKAAMTAFSRDKSNNLRKLCKMIRAWKNLHGVNMGGLLIDTLAYRFLSSTSDYDNTGNGSLGALARDFFEYLSNEERKERYLALGSNQHVRVKSPWFGRAAKHAYELCCDALDAEGGASENDRWRKVFGRAFPRRKVGIMEARLGLESHAADAVPWTDTEEFIEDKYPVDIRYSLNLDCTVTQDGFPPRSLREMLTRRFRLSARKSLLFRADLTEMEAEEPYTVMWKVLNVGDEARRRNMIRGQIVSDGGYCTKKETTDFRGDHMVECYVIKNEVVVARAQIEVPIS, encoded by the coding sequence ATGAGCCACAGGGAATTGTTCAGCGAATTTCTTGAAAATTTGAATCTTGACCTCAAACAGGCAAAAAAGATCAGCTATCACTATCGAAAAATAACCAAGTCATTAAATCTTGCGTTCAGAGGAACGAGTTCCCGGGTAGCAAACCGCTTGAAAGTGGGGTCAGTAGGCAGACATACCGCAATAAAAGGCATATCCGATCTGGATATGCTTTATATTATGCCCCCCAATCAGTATGAATATTATAACCGTAAGGATAATGGTCAGTCTGCATTGCTTACAGATGTCAGAAACATTCTGGCGGAAGAATATCCTGACCAGACTGTGAAAAAGGACAGACTGGTTGTTCAGATCATCTTTAAAAACTTTTATGTCGAGGTTCAACCTGTATTCAGACAGGATGATGACAGCTTTAAATTCCCTGAAAGCTATAATGGAGGAGCATGGCGCATTACAAAACCTCTTCACGAAAAGGCGGCCATGACCGCATTTTCGCGAGATAAATCCAATAATCTGCGCAAGCTGTGTAAAATGATCAGAGCCTGGAAGAACCTGCATGGCGTCAATATGGGTGGCTTACTGATAGACACACTAGCGTATCGCTTTCTTTCATCAACATCAGATTATGACAATACCGGAAATGGCAGCCTGGGAGCCCTCGCCAGAGACTTTTTTGAATATCTGTCAAATGAGGAGAGAAAGGAAAGGTATCTCGCGTTAGGCAGTAATCAGCATGTACGTGTTAAATCTCCCTGGTTTGGCCGGGCAGCGAAACACGCGTATGAATTATGTTGTGATGCCTTAGACGCTGAGGGGGGTGCCAGTGAAAATGACCGCTGGCGCAAAGTGTTCGGACGAGCCTTCCCCAGACGTAAAGTGGGTATTATGGAAGCCCGTCTTGGTCTGGAATCGCATGCGGCAGATGCTGTTCCCTGGACCGATACCGAAGAGTTTATAGAGGATAAATATCCGGTGGATATCAGGTACTCACTCAACCTTGACTGTACCGTAACCCAGGATGGTTTCCCTCCCAGAAGCCTGAGGGAGATGCTTACCAGAAGATTCCGCCTCTCCGCTCGAAAATCTCTCCTTTTCCGGGCAGACTTGACAGAAATGGAGGCAGAGGAACCCTACACCGTTATGTGGAAGGTACTGAACGTGGGTGACGAAGCACGCAGAAGAAATATGATCCGGGGACAAATCGTTTCGGACGGCGGCTACTGTACGAAGAAAGAAACTACCGACTTCCGCGGAGATCACATGGTAGAATGCTATGTGATAAAAAATGAGGTTGTGGTTGCCCGGGCCCAGATTGAAGTTCCCATAAGCTGA
- the tnpA gene encoding IS66-like element accessory protein TnpA, with the protein MNARKAVLADNPELILRVLQLRFDESLSYPRISAQTGVSKTAIFSLVRRFHQVFTDWPLSGEYSCGQLARALFPGRYPSTPTVTQPVKAEKPRRNRFSPEFKWRLVQQTLLPGACVAQIARENGINDNQLFNWRHLWRNGGLQPPGEHETSLLPVTLTLEPDNKIPAPVQIPEQINTLPDSLCCELVLPAGTLRLKGELTPALLQTLIREMKGSSH; encoded by the coding sequence ATGAATGCACGAAAGGCGGTACTGGCAGATAATCCGGAATTGATCCTGCGTGTGCTACAACTGAGATTTGACGAGTCACTGTCGTACCCGCGCATTTCTGCGCAGACTGGTGTCAGCAAAACCGCCATTTTTTCTCTGGTGAGGCGATTTCACCAGGTATTCACTGACTGGCCTCTTTCCGGTGAATATTCCTGCGGGCAACTGGCCCGGGCTCTTTTCCCGGGGCGATATCCTTCAACCCCGACCGTGACTCAGCCTGTGAAAGCAGAGAAACCCCGCCGGAACCGATTTTCACCGGAGTTTAAATGGAGACTTGTTCAGCAGACTCTTTTACCCGGTGCCTGTGTCGCACAAATAGCTCGTGAGAACGGAATCAACGATAACCAGCTCTTTAACTGGCGGCATCTCTGGCGTAACGGCGGCCTGCAGCCGCCCGGCGAACATGAAACATCGCTACTTCCCGTGACGTTAACTCTGGAGCCGGATAATAAAATCCCGGCACCAGTGCAGATACCTGAACAGATAAATACACTGCCAGACAGTCTGTGCTGTGAGCTGGTTCTGCCGGCCGGAACTCTCAGGCTGAAAGGTGAACTGACGCCGGCGTTATTACAGACACTTATCCGCGAAATGAAAGGGAGCAGCCACTGA
- the tnpB gene encoding IS66 family insertion sequence element accessory protein TnpB (TnpB, as the term is used for proteins encoded by IS66 family insertion elements, is considered an accessory protein, since TnpC, encoded by a neighboring gene, is a DDE family transposase.), whose product MISLPAGSRIWLVAGITDMRNGFNGLASKVQNVLKNDPFSGHLFIFRGRRGDQIKVLWADSDGLCLFTKRLELGRFVWPVTRDGKVHLTPAQLSMLLEGINWKHPKRTERAGIRI is encoded by the coding sequence ATGATATCTCTCCCTGCCGGTTCGCGTATCTGGCTGGTTGCCGGTATCACCGATATGCGAAATGGTTTTAACGGCCTGGCATCAAAAGTTCAGAACGTCCTGAAGAATGACCCGTTCTCCGGGCATCTGTTCATCTTTCGCGGACGCCGGGGTGACCAGATAAAAGTGTTGTGGGCTGACAGCGACGGACTGTGCCTCTTCACCAAACGCCTGGAACTGGGCCGCTTCGTCTGGCCGGTCACCCGCGATGGAAAGGTTCACCTTACTCCGGCTCAGTTATCTATGCTTCTTGAAGGTATCAACTGGAAGCACCCGAAACGAACAGAACGCGCTGGAATCCGTATATAA
- the tnpC gene encoding IS66 family transposase yields MDTSLAHENARLRALLQTQQDTIRQMAEYNRLLSLRVAAYASEINRLKALVAKLQRMQFGKSSEKLRAKTERQIQEAQERISALQEEMAETLGEQYDPALPSALRQSSARKPLPASLPRETRVIRPEEECCPACGGELSPLGCDVSEQLELISSAFKVIETQRPKLTCCRCDHIVQAPVPSKPIVRSYAGAGLLAHVVTGKYADHLPLYRQSEIYRRQGVELSRATLGRWTGAVAELLEPLYDVLRQYVLMPGKVHADDIPVPVQEPGSGKTRTARLWVYVRDDRNAGSQMPAAVWFAYSPDRKGIHPQNHLAGYSGVLQADAYGGYRALYESGRITEAACMAHARRKIHDVHARAPTDITTEALQRIGELYAIEAEVRGCSAEQRLAARKARAVPLMQSLYDWIQTQMKTLSRHSDTAKAFAYLLKQWEALNVYCSNGWVEIDNNIAENALRGVAVGRKNWLFAGSDSGGEHAAVLYSLIGTCRLNNVEPEKWLRYVIEHIQDWPANRVRDLLPRKVDLSSQ; encoded by the coding sequence ATGGACACCTCACTTGCTCATGAGAATGCCCGCCTGCGGGCGCTGTTGCAGACGCAACAGGACACCATCCGCCAGATGGCCGAATACAACCGCCTGCTCTCACTGCGGGTGGCGGCTTATGCTTCCGAAATCAACCGGCTGAAGGCGCTGGTTGCAAAACTACAGCGCATGCAGTTCGGTAAAAGCTCAGAAAAACTTCGCGCAAAAACCGAACGACAGATACAGGAAGCACAGGAGCGAATCAGCGCACTTCAGGAAGAAATGGCGGAAACGCTGGGTGAGCAATATGACCCGGCACTGCCATCCGCCCTGCGCCAGTCTTCAGCCCGTAAACCGTTACCGGCCTCACTTCCCCGTGAAACCCGGGTCATCCGGCCGGAAGAGGAATGCTGTCCGGCCTGTGGTGGTGAACTCAGTCCACTGGGATGTGATGTGTCAGAGCAACTGGAGCTTATCAGCAGCGCCTTTAAGGTTATCGAAACACAACGTCCGAAACTGACCTGTTGCCGTTGTGACCATATCGTGCAGGCGCCGGTGCCTTCAAAACCCATTGTACGCAGCTATGCCGGAGCGGGGCTTCTGGCCCATGTTGTCACCGGGAAATATGCAGACCATCTGCCGTTATACCGCCAGTCAGAAATATACCGTCGTCAGGGCGTGGAGCTGAGTCGTGCCACGCTGGGGCGCTGGACTGGTGCCGTTGCTGAACTGCTGGAGCCACTGTATGACGTCCTGCGCCAGTATGTGCTGATGCCCGGTAAAGTCCATGCCGATGATATCCCCGTCCCGGTCCAGGAGCCGGGCAGCGGTAAAACCCGGACAGCCCGGCTGTGGGTCTACGTCCGTGATGACCGTAACGCCGGTTCACAGATGCCTGCGGCGGTCTGGTTCGCGTACAGCCCGGACCGGAAAGGTATCCATCCACAAAATCACCTGGCCGGTTACAGCGGAGTGCTTCAGGCCGATGCTTACGGTGGCTACCGGGCGTTATACGAATCCGGCAGAATAACGGAAGCCGCGTGTATGGCCCATGCCCGGAGAAAAATCCACGATGTGCATGCAAGAGCGCCAACCGATATCACCACGGAAGCCCTGCAGCGTATCGGTGAACTGTATGCCATCGAGGCAGAAGTCCGGGGATGTTCAGCAGAACAGCGTCTGGCAGCAAGAAAAGCCAGAGCTGTGCCACTGATGCAGTCACTGTATGACTGGATACAGACTCAGATGAAAACACTGTCGCGTCACTCGGATACGGCAAAAGCGTTCGCATACCTGCTGAAACAGTGGGAGGCCCTGAACGTGTACTGCAGTAATGGCTGGGTGGAAATCGACAACAACATCGCAGAGAACGCCTTACGGGGAGTGGCCGTGGGCCGGAAAAACTGGCTGTTCGCAGGTTCCGACAGCGGTGGCGAACATGCGGCGGTGTTGTACTCGCTGATCGGCACATGCCGTCTGAACAATGTGGAGCCAGAAAAATGGCTGCGCTACGTCATTGAACATATCCAGGACTGGCCGGCAAACCGGGTACGCGATCTGTTGCCCAGGAAAGTTGATCTGAGCTCTCAGTAA
- the qatD gene encoding Qat anti-phage system TatD family nuclease QatD produces the protein MSIDMHCHLDLYPRPDLVAEESKRRGTYILSVTTTPKAWHGTSLLAKESQRIRTALGLHPQIAHQRSHELDLFDSLLSETKYVGEIGLDGGQGFKEHWDIQLKVFRHILNSVNRAGGKIMTIHSRGSASAVLDEIENIDGVAILHWFTGTPKQLERAIDLGCWFSVGPAMLDTIKGKALVLKIPKSRILTETDGPFAKFRNDPLMPWDSGIAEKQLAALWGISQMEVNAQLVDNFKVLCTS, from the coding sequence ATGAGCATCGATATGCACTGTCATCTAGACTTATATCCTCGGCCAGACCTCGTGGCTGAAGAAAGTAAACGTCGAGGGACTTATATTCTGTCGGTGACAACAACACCTAAAGCATGGCATGGTACTTCTTTATTGGCTAAAGAAAGTCAACGAATCCGAACTGCTCTTGGGCTACATCCTCAAATCGCGCATCAAAGATCGCATGAGTTAGACCTGTTTGATTCATTGCTTTCGGAAACTAAGTATGTAGGGGAAATAGGGCTTGATGGTGGACAGGGATTTAAAGAACATTGGGATATTCAATTGAAAGTGTTCCGACACATTCTCAACAGTGTAAATCGGGCTGGTGGCAAGATTATGACTATCCATAGTCGGGGAAGTGCATCAGCGGTGCTTGATGAGATTGAAAATATCGATGGGGTGGCAATATTGCATTGGTTCACTGGAACACCTAAGCAGCTTGAAAGGGCAATTGATTTAGGATGCTGGTTCTCAGTGGGGCCTGCTATGCTCGATACAATAAAGGGTAAGGCCTTAGTTTTGAAAATACCCAAATCACGCATTCTTACAGAAACAGATGGGCCATTTGCTAAGTTTCGTAATGACCCACTAATGCCATGGGATAGTGGGATTGCAGAGAAACAGTTAGCCGCATTATGGGGGATTAGTCAGATGGAGGTTAATGCTCAGCTAGTTGATAATTTTAAGGTATTATGTACATCATAA
- the qatC gene encoding Qat anti-phage system QueC-like protein QatC: protein MGGIPVTQLVFHHKHHHLPPASEKVLPVQLYGLSGQRRGDISVIGNPAIDRIRRLGVQLPAKVMDFLSVALAVTAADTFVQRESSEDGWTRQLSLRLPLHEPSRWISLKKELESALHFLSGDIWDFEFCDDGYAPPEPYSQHSRHRLIKLKGLDCVSLFSGGLDSAIGAIDLLAAGRAPLLVSHAYKGDKSRQDQIAEKLSGQFSRFEINADPHIYQGVTDITMRTRSLNFLAFAAVGACAVQEISQQEKIDLFVPENGFISLNAPLTPRRIGSLSTRTTHPHFITSIQKIFDALGISCQIINPYQFKTKGKMISECSNKQLLSKIVESTVSCSHWKRMGQQCGVCIPCIIRRASLHAGGISRDVEYIFQSLAKVMNEIDRRDDLIALRIAITQKSTLKIGTWIAKSGPLPTAEFDNFKQVFKDGLDEVESYLLSENIV, encoded by the coding sequence ATGGGAGGCATACCAGTGACACAATTAGTTTTCCATCATAAACATCACCATTTGCCGCCAGCAAGTGAGAAAGTGTTACCTGTTCAGCTATATGGATTAAGTGGTCAGAGGCGCGGAGATATATCTGTTATCGGGAATCCTGCGATTGATCGGATCAGACGTTTGGGAGTACAGCTTCCAGCTAAGGTCATGGATTTTCTGAGTGTTGCATTAGCAGTAACTGCAGCAGATACTTTCGTTCAGCGTGAAAGTTCCGAGGATGGTTGGACCCGCCAATTGTCGTTACGACTCCCCCTTCATGAACCATCCAGATGGATTAGTCTAAAGAAAGAACTTGAGAGTGCTTTGCATTTTCTTAGTGGAGACATCTGGGATTTCGAATTTTGTGACGATGGTTATGCACCGCCAGAGCCTTATAGCCAGCATTCAAGGCATCGTCTGATTAAGCTAAAAGGGCTTGACTGTGTCAGCTTATTTTCAGGAGGTCTGGATTCAGCTATTGGTGCAATAGATCTTCTGGCTGCAGGGCGTGCTCCACTTTTGGTTAGTCATGCTTATAAGGGGGATAAGTCTCGTCAAGATCAGATTGCTGAAAAATTAAGTGGCCAATTTTCGCGCTTTGAGATTAATGCTGACCCACACATTTATCAAGGCGTGACTGATATTACGATGCGAACTCGTAGCCTCAATTTTCTTGCCTTTGCGGCCGTAGGTGCTTGTGCCGTACAAGAGATATCTCAACAAGAAAAGATTGATTTGTTCGTACCTGAAAATGGATTTATCTCATTAAATGCACCACTTACTCCACGGCGGATAGGTTCGCTGAGCACACGAACAACACATCCACATTTTATTACGAGCATACAAAAGATCTTTGATGCGCTCGGTATTTCTTGTCAAATAATCAATCCATATCAGTTTAAGACAAAAGGAAAAATGATCTCCGAATGTTCAAATAAGCAGCTCTTATCTAAAATTGTGGAAAGTACAGTATCCTGCAGTCATTGGAAACGAATGGGGCAGCAATGTGGGGTATGTATACCGTGTATCATTCGACGAGCATCACTTCATGCAGGGGGAATTAGTAGAGATGTTGAATATATTTTCCAGTCCTTAGCTAAAGTAATGAATGAAATAGATCGCAGGGACGACCTGATCGCCCTTAGGATTGCGATCACGCAGAAATCGACTTTGAAAATAGGTACATGGATTGCCAAAAGTGGCCCTTTGCCTACGGCAGAATTTGATAATTTCAAGCAAGTATTTAAGGATGGCCTGGATGAGGTTGAAAGCTATTTACTGAGTGAGAACATAGTATGA
- a CDS encoding KAP family P-loop NTPase fold protein codes for MLNDVKIGDVKDIKMWSDKESSEDYLNFGEVSQLAVDVLTTKDMLPVSIGIFGNWGAGKSSLLKLIEQKLEQDDKDWIVINFDSWLYQGYDDARAALLEVIATELTKAAEGNSTLISKTKRLLSRVDGFRAMGLLAEGTALMAGLPTGGLLSRGIGALRNITDGIQSQEEYEALGNIAKEGKETACGLIKPQTKKSPPQQIDAFRKEYGEILEELGKPLIVVIDNLDRCLPANAIHTLEAIRLFLFLTNTAFIIAADEDMIRSSVADYFKGASQRHQIDYLDKLIQVPIRVPKAGVREIRSYLFMLYAIEHGLEGEKITMLREGLEKALQQSWKDEPISRQEALKMTGEADDSNLALAFARADRIAPILANSPIIHGNPRIVKRLLNVVKMRSQIAKRRAMPLDEAIITKLVIFERCVGVDGTADLYHLVDIEQGVPQILKQLDDNGGQIPTDAPKTWTDSPTTKSFISQWAQLEPRLGGIDLRAAIYLSRETMPIGAYVVGLSPSGREVLNALIELKNTSSPTAENLLKALPREEQIPVMEGLINQLRQVSDWDRKPRGFSGACLLARYSTDAASILIRYLQELQLGMKRPAWMTAALKDEQWNKDA; via the coding sequence TTGCTCAATGACGTAAAAATTGGTGATGTAAAGGATATAAAAATGTGGTCAGACAAAGAGTCATCAGAAGACTACCTAAATTTTGGTGAAGTATCTCAGTTAGCCGTGGATGTACTTACCACGAAAGATATGTTACCAGTATCTATCGGAATTTTTGGAAACTGGGGGGCAGGTAAATCCTCTCTGTTAAAACTGATAGAGCAAAAACTTGAGCAAGACGACAAAGATTGGATTGTTATCAATTTTGACTCTTGGCTCTATCAGGGGTACGACGACGCCCGTGCCGCACTTCTTGAAGTCATCGCTACAGAATTGACAAAAGCTGCTGAAGGTAATTCTACCCTTATATCAAAAACTAAGAGACTCCTTAGTCGAGTTGATGGTTTTAGAGCTATGGGATTACTAGCTGAGGGTACAGCTTTAATGGCAGGATTACCTACTGGCGGTTTGCTTTCTAGGGGGATTGGTGCATTAAGAAATATCACCGATGGCATCCAGAGCCAGGAAGAGTATGAGGCTTTAGGCAATATAGCTAAAGAAGGTAAAGAAACTGCTTGTGGTTTGATTAAACCACAAACAAAAAAAAGCCCCCCTCAGCAGATTGATGCCTTTCGTAAGGAATATGGGGAAATTCTAGAAGAACTTGGAAAGCCACTCATTGTGGTAATAGATAACCTAGACCGCTGTCTCCCTGCCAATGCTATCCATACACTTGAAGCTATCAGGCTATTCCTTTTCTTGACTAATACAGCCTTTATTATTGCAGCAGATGAGGACATGATTCGCTCTTCTGTGGCTGATTACTTCAAAGGGGCATCACAGCGCCATCAAATAGATTATCTGGATAAGCTAATCCAGGTTCCTATTCGGGTGCCTAAGGCTGGGGTCCGTGAGATCCGTTCGTATCTGTTCATGCTTTATGCCATTGAACATGGCTTAGAAGGCGAAAAAATAACTATGCTCCGTGAGGGCTTAGAGAAGGCGTTACAGCAATCCTGGAAAGATGAACCAATCTCACGTCAGGAGGCCTTAAAAATGACTGGTGAAGCGGATGATAGCAACCTCGCGCTGGCGTTTGCGCGTGCTGACCGTATTGCTCCCATTTTAGCCAACTCTCCAATTATTCATGGTAATCCCAGGATCGTTAAACGCTTGTTGAATGTTGTGAAAATGCGATCTCAAATTGCGAAGCGACGAGCAATGCCTTTGGATGAAGCAATTATTACTAAGCTAGTAATTTTTGAACGCTGTGTTGGAGTGGATGGCACCGCTGATTTATATCATCTCGTGGATATTGAACAAGGTGTTCCCCAGATACTTAAACAGCTTGACGATAATGGCGGTCAAATACCTACTGATGCACCAAAGACATGGACTGATAGTCCAACGACTAAATCTTTCATCAGTCAATGGGCCCAACTTGAACCTCGTCTTGGTGGGATTGACTTAAGGGCCGCCATATATCTGTCCCGAGAAACTATGCCAATAGGTGCATATGTGGTTGGTTTATCGCCATCTGGACGGGAAGTACTAAATGCACTAATTGAATTGAAAAACACTAGTTCTCCTACAGCAGAAAACCTTTTGAAAGCACTTCCTCGTGAGGAGCAAATACCTGTAATGGAAGGTTTAATTAACCAGTTACGGCAGGTATCAGATTGGGATCGTAAGCCCAGAGGCTTTTCCGGCGCATGTCTGTTGGCCCGCTACTCAACAGATGCAGCCAGCATATTAATTCGTTATCTACAGGAATTACAGTTGGGGATGAAACGACCAGCGTGGATGACTGCAGCATTAAAAGATGAACAATGGAATAAGGACGCTTAA